The genomic segment CAGAATTGTGCAGTGACGACGCGGCCATCGAGATCGGGCCTGGGCTGGGTCAGTTGACGCGGCCGATTGCGGAAGTGGTACGCCGGTTGATCGCGATCGAGGTCGACCGCGGTATGGTCGCGGCGCTGCGCGACGACGGTCTGCCCGCGAACACCGAGATCCGCCACGAAGACGCGCTCAAAGCCGATTTGGGCGGCATGGTGCGCGAACTGGGCTCGCCCGTGGTCCTGCTCGGGAACCTGCCGTACAACATTTCGGGACGCCTGCTCGGCGCGCTCCTGGGACCGCGCAACCCGTTCCGCCGTTGGGGCTTCATGGTGCAGGCCGAAGTCGCCGACCGACTGCTCGCGGAGCCCGGCACCCGCAATTACGGCACGCTCTCGGTCTGGACCCGGCTTTTCTCCCGGGCGCACAGGGTCATGGAACTGGGCCCGGACGACTTCGTTCCCCGGCCCAACGTGCGCTCCACCTTTCTGCTGTTCGACCCGACCGAGGAGCCCGTCGAGATCGAGAGCCTTCCCGTTCTGCGCGCGGTGGTCCGAGCTGCTTTTCAACAGCGACGCAAGACCCTGCGCAGGGCCCTGAAAGGCAAGGTCGAGGGCAGTGATGCCGGTCTGGAGCGGGTGGAAATTGACCCGCAACGGCGCGGCGAAACCCTTTCAGAACATGAATTCCTGGCCCTGGCGAACGCCATCCACCGCGCGGGAAATGATTGACAGGCCCGCCCGAACGGACTTAGCCTCTCGGTAACAACAGTCCGCATCGAAAAAGCCCAGAAGCCTGGATCCCCGAAGGGACCGGGACCGAAGGCGCAGAATCGCTGCGGATGGCCGTGAGCCTTCCCCCCAAGGATCGCCCTCGACCGTCCTCAACGGCTTGCAACATCGTGGAGCGCCTTCCGCAGACGGAGGCGCTTTTTTTGTTGCGGGCATTCCCGCGCAGAGCGCGGGGAGGGAGGGCGGCATGAAAGAGACTCGAACTACGGTTCCCGGACTCGCGCGGATGAAGCGCGCCGGTGAGAGGATCACGATGCTGACCGCGTACGACTACGCGTTCGCGCGGATTCTCGACCGGGCCGGCATCGACGTACTTCTGGTCGGCGATTCACTCGCCAATGTGGTCCAGGGCAATGACACGACTCTGCCCGTGACCCTGGACGAAATGATCTACCACACGCGCCTGGTGGCCCGCGCCGCAAACTGCGCCCTGGTCGTGGGCGATCTGCCCTTCGGCAGCTACCACGGAAGCATCGACGACACCGTCAACAACGCCGTCCGCATGATGAAGGAGGGCGGGGCCCATTGCGTGAAGCTCGAAGGCGGCGAGCGCGTGGCCGAGCGCATCGCAGCGATCACGCGCATGGAAATCCCGGTCATGGCGCACATCGGCCTCACCCCGCAGTCGGTCCACAATATGGGCGGGTATCGGGTTCAGGGGCGCGGTGACGACGGACGCGAGCAATTGCTGCGCGACGCGCGTGCGGTCCAGGCCGCCGGGGCCTTCGCCGTCGTGCTCGAATGCGTTCCTGCGAAGCTGGCCGCCGAGCTGACCGCCGAACTGGAGATTCCGACGATCGGCATCGGCGCTGGCGTGCACTGCGACGGTCAGGTGCTGGTGATGCACGATCTGCTCGGTCTGGGCGAGGGCGCCCCCGCCAAGTTCGTGCGCCAGTACGTCGATCTCGGAGCGATCGTGACCCGCGCGGCCGAGATGTTCGCCGAAGAGGTTCGCCTGCAGAAGTACCCGGAAGATCATGAGTCGTACTGA from the bacterium genome contains:
- the panB gene encoding 3-methyl-2-oxobutanoate hydroxymethyltransferase: MKETRTTVPGLARMKRAGERITMLTAYDYAFARILDRAGIDVLLVGDSLANVVQGNDTTLPVTLDEMIYHTRLVARAANCALVVGDLPFGSYHGSIDDTVNNAVRMMKEGGAHCVKLEGGERVAERIAAITRMEIPVMAHIGLTPQSVHNMGGYRVQGRGDDGREQLLRDARAVQAAGAFAVVLECVPAKLAAELTAELEIPTIGIGAGVHCDGQVLVMHDLLGLGEGAPAKFVRQYVDLGAIVTRAAEMFAEEVRLQKYPEDHESY
- the rsmA gene encoding ribosomal RNA small subunit methyltransferase A; this translates as MTRIRDALAQRGLAPSKSRGQNFLHSSATAKRIVELTELCSDDAAIEIGPGLGQLTRPIAEVVRRLIAIEVDRGMVAALRDDGLPANTEIRHEDALKADLGGMVRELGSPVVLLGNLPYNISGRLLGALLGPRNPFRRWGFMVQAEVADRLLAEPGTRNYGTLSVWTRLFSRAHRVMELGPDDFVPRPNVRSTFLLFDPTEEPVEIESLPVLRAVVRAAFQQRRKTLRRALKGKVEGSDAGLERVEIDPQRRGETLSEHEFLALANAIHRAGND